In Gossypium arboreum isolate Shixiya-1 chromosome 5, ASM2569848v2, whole genome shotgun sequence, a single genomic region encodes these proteins:
- the LOC108449989 gene encoding cytochrome P450 CYP82D47-like — protein sequence MDLIDLSIFGYALVLGITLLFLYTKLKKSSSGSVGKAPPVAAGAWPIIGHLPLLGGPKAPHESLGDLGEKYGPAYMIRIGVHPALVVNSSDVAKEIFTVNDMHVSSRSEFAAAEHLGYNYAMFGFSPYGQFWREMRKITMLEVLSNHRIDQLKKVFLSEIEGSMKLLYNTWADKKNGSGKVLVEMKKHFSDLTLNVIMRTVAGKRYSVGAEEDQKEVLRYRTALRDFFHLTGMFVLGDAVPFLRWLDFGGYEKKMKKTAKELDEISGGWLDDHRKGGHWDENKKEKDFMDVMNSVLKGASLAGYDADTINKATSLNMILAGSDTTTVTLIWGLSLMLNKPHVLKKAQEELDTHIGRDRFVNETDIGKLVYIQAIVKETLRMYPPAPLSAPRELSESCSIGGYDIPKGTRLIINLHKIQRDPKKWPEPSEFKPERFLTTHKDIDVKGQHFELMPFGSGRRSCPGTSFALHMLYLTMSNFLHAFDFSTPSDGLIDLTGTDGLTNIKSTPLEALVSPRLAPELYN from the exons ATGGATCTTATTGATCTCTCTATTTTTGGTTATGCACTGGTCTTAGGCATTACGCTACTGTTTTTGTACACCAAACTCAAAAAGTCTAGCTCAGGAAGCGTCGGCAAAGCTCCACCAGTAGCAGCCGGTGCATGGCCAATAATTGGTCACCTCCCGCTATTAGGGGGACCCAAAGCCCCTCATGAATCATTGGGAGacttgggtgagaaatatggacCTGCTTACATGATCCGGATCGGTGTTCATCCAGCCCTGGTGGTGAATTCGAGTGATGTAGCCAAGGAAATCTTCACTGTCAATGATATGCATGTTTCCTCCCGTTCCGAATTTGCCGCAGCTGAACACTTGGGTTACAACTATGCCATGTTTGGCTTCTCTCCTTACGGACAATTCTGGCGTGAAATGCGCAAAATAACAATGTTGGAGGTGCTATCCAATCACAGGATCGATCAACTCAAGAAAGTTTTTCTCTCCGAGATAGAAGGCTCGATGAAACTATTATATAATACGTGGGCAGACAAAAAAAATGGCTCTGGTAAGGTGTTGGTTGAGATGAAGAAACACTTTTCGGACTTGACATTGAACGTTATTATGAGGACGGTTGCTGGGAAGAGGTATAGCGTTGGTGCAGAGGAAGACCAAAAAGAGGTGTTGAGATATCGTACGGCTTTACGAGATTTCTTTCACTTGACAGGAATGTTTGTGCTGGGAGATGCAGTCCCTTTCCTCCGATGGCTGGATTTTGGCGGCtatgagaagaagatgaagaaaactGCTAAAGAGTTGGATGAAATTTCCGGGGGATGGCTAGATGACCATAGGAAGGGTGGACATtgggatgaaaataaaaaggagaaGGATTTCATGGATGTAATGAACTCTGTTCTTAAAGGTGCAAGTCTTGCAGGTTATGATGCTGACACCATCAACAAAGCCACTTCCCTG AATATGATTTTAGCTGGCAGTGACACCACAACAGTTACTTTAATATGGGGTCTTTCCCTAATGTTAAACAAACCTCATGTACTCAAAAAGGCTCAAGAAGAACTAGACACCCATATTGGCAGAGATAGGTTTGTGAATGAAACAGACATCGGCAAATTGGTGTACATTCAAGCCATAGTTAAAGAGACATTAAGAATGTATCCACCTGCACCCCTTTCAGCGCCCCGTGAGCTCAGTGAAAGTTGTTCCATTGGAGGCTATGATATCCCCAAAGGCACTCGGTTGATTATAAACCTTCACAAGATCCAAAGGGATCCTAAAAAATGGCCAGAACCATCAGAATTTAAGCCCGAGAGGTTTCTCACTACCCACAAAGATATCGATGTTAAGGGTCAGCATTTTGAATTGATGCCCTTTGGTAGTGGTAGGAGGAGCTGTCCTGGTACATCGTTTGCACTTCATATGTTGTACTTGACCATGTCTAATTTCTTGCATGCCTTCGATTTCTCAACGCCATCCGATGGTTTGATTGACTTGACTGGCACTGATGGATTGACCAACATTAAATCTACCCCGCTTGAAGCACTGGTCTCACCTCGTCTTGCTCCTGAGCTTTATAACTAA